In Meiothermus cerbereus DSM 11376, the genomic stretch TGCGGGGAATTTCGTCCAGGAACACATACGCATCGGGCAGCCACCACTTGGCAAAGCGGGCCGCCAAAAACCGGGCCAGCTCCTCCGGGGTGGCCTGCTGCCCTTCCTTGAGCACCACGGCGGCCAGGGGGCGCTCATCCCATTTGGGGTCGGGGATGGCAATCACCGCGGCCTCCTTTACCGCCGGGTGGGCCATCAGGGCGTTCTCGAGGTCAATCGAGCTGATCCACTCGCCCCCCGACTTAATCAGGTCTTTGGTGCGGTCGGCGATGCGGATGTAGCCCTCGGGGTCTATCGCCACCACATCGCCGGTGCGGAACCAACCATCCGGGGTCCACTTGTCGGACTCCTCCTCCAGGTTGTAGTAGCTTTGGGCCACCCAGGGCCCCCGCACCTGCAATTCTCCCAGCGACTGCCCATCCCAAGACACCTCGCCCTGCTCGCCCATGGCCCGAATTTCCACCCAGGGGGTGGGCAGGCCCTGCAAGGCCCGGTAGCGGTACTCGAGCTCCGGGTCGCCCCGCAGATGGCGCTTGAGCCGGCTGACGGTGCCCAGGGGGCTCATCTCGGTCATGCCCCAGGCGTGCAGCACGGTGTGGCCAAAACGGTCGAAAGCCCGGATCATGGCCTCTGGGGCCGCGCTGCCCCCCACCACCATCTCCATGGGTTTTAGTTGCCAGCGGGTCGGCTCCTTCTCCAAGGCCTGCAGCACCCCCAGCCAGATGGTGGGCACCCCGGCGGTCTTGGTAACCCCTTCCGACTCGAACAGCTCCAGCAGGCTTAGCGGGTCGAGGTGGGGCCCCGGCAGCACCAGCTTGCAGCCCGCCATGACCCCCGTGTAGGGCAGCCCCCAGGCCAGCACGTGGAACATGGGCACCACCGGCAAGAGCACATCCTGGCCGCCCAGGTTCAGCGCATCGGGCAGGGCCGAGGCCAGGCTGTGCAGCGCGATGGAGCGGTGGGAGTAGACCACCCCTTTGGGCTTACCCGTGGTGCCAGAGGTATAGCACATGGCGGCGGCCTCGAGCTCGCCCAGTTCGGGGTAGATGAAATGGTCGTCCCCCGAGGCCAGAAAGTCTTCGTAGTTGAGCATACCCTCCGGCACCGGCTGGCCCGAAAGGGGCACCACAATCACCCCGTCCAGCCTAACCTGCTCCCGCACGGCCTCAAAAAGCTTCAAGAGCACATCGTCCACAATCAAAAACCTATCCTGGGCATGGTTGATGATGTAGGCGATGTCCGAGGGGTGGAGCCTGAGGTTCAGCGGATGCAGCACCCCACCCGCCAGCGGTACACCAAAGTAGGCCTCGAGGTGGGCATAGGTGTTCCAGGAGAGGGTGGCCACGCGGTCGCCTTTCTGCAACCCAGCCTTTTGCAGGGCCGAGGCCAGCTTGCGCGAACGCTTGTAGAAATCGCCATAGGTGTAGCGATGCAACGACTTATCGGGCAGCCGGGTCACGATTTCTTCTTTGGGGAAAAGCTTTCCGCCCCGCTCCAGCAAGTGCGGCAGGGTCAGGGGGAAATCCATCATGGTGGACTGCATAGGCGCCTCCTTGGCTTTTACTCTGGCTCGATTTTACGCCCCACAGTGGGTTTTGTCTGCTGGGCGCCGCATGCTCCAGTTGACTTTACTGCAGCGATAGTGGGGGCGAACTACACAAGCGGGGGTTTTGGCCACGCCGCGGGCCGGGCGCTTCGGGTTTTGTTCTTTTTCTGGGGCCCCCGCCTGAAGTGCTAGCAACAGCCCAAAAAACGATAGTGTTCCAACAGTCCCCAACGGAACGATTCAGGCAAGGTTCATATAAAACCCTCCCCAGGCCTCTGGGGAGGGTGCGGCCCGCCGGCACTCCCTCAGAACACAAAGAAGGCCGGCACAAACTCGTAAGCGTTGCCCGAACGCCGCACATAGCCCACACCTGGCCAGGCAAAGTGGTAGCCCACCACCATGATCCGCTCGGCTGCAGCAGCCTGCCACAGCCGGGCCCGGGTGGCCACCGCCTGCTGGGGGTTGGCATCAAAGCCCAGGTAGTGCTCGGGGAAACGGAGAGACAGGATGTAATGCCCCCCCGCGTCGCCCAGGTGCCACAGCGTCCGCCCACCCGAGCTCACCTGCACGGCCAGGTGACCCACGGTGTGGCCGGGGGTATCCACCGCAGTTACGCCGGGGGCGATCTCGGCGCCGGGGCGCACCAGGGTAAAGCGTTCGCGCAGGGCCACCAGGTTGGCCGGTGGGGTGGCCTGGGAGAGCCAGAACTGGAACTCGGTTTCACCCATGATGTGCTGAGCGTTGGCAAACACCGGCTGCCCATCGCGCAGAAGGCCGCCAATATGGTCGCCGTGGCCGTGGGTGATGAAGACGATGTTGATGTCGGCAGGCCGCAGGCCGGCGTTGGCCAGGTTCGTTAGGAGCTGCCCGGCCTGGCCCCGACCGGTGTCGATGAGAATCTTGGCCCGGCCCGTATCAATGACCATGGGGTTGAAGTTGTTGATGAACTGGGTGGGCTCGAGGAAGTTTTCACGCAAGGCTGCCTCGAACTCGGCCTGTTTTCCGGGGGTCGCACCCCAGTTGGGAAAGGCATTGCCGGGCGGGGTCTGGCCGTCGCTCAGCACCGTAAGGGTAAAATCGCCCAGCTTGAAGCGGTAATATCCGGCGCCATTGGGCATAGCGGGTGTCGGCTGGGCCATTGTGGGCATGGTGCCAGCCGCAGCTACCGCACCGGTAGTGCCCAGTAGCTTAAGGGCTTGACGACGAGACAATTTGGTCATATAGGCCTCCTTAGGGTTTTTTCATTTTGGTTGACGAAATAAAGTACACAAAAAACCATAGTTTAGGGGGCTGGATCGAAATTGGGCTCACCTCACATTGCCCCTAACTTCGCCCTTCCGCTCCGCTGCAGCCAGCCGCCGTTTTGCCCCCGCCTGGAGGTGGGCCAGGCGCAAGGGCTCGGGTAAGCGGGTCTTTCCCACGAGCGACCGCACAAAAGCCAGGCTTTCTGCCAGGCCCACCCGGTGGCCGGGCGAAACCACCAGGGGCCGAACCCCGGCGCGGCTGCGGTACACCCAGCCAATCTGGGTTTCGCCGTCCATCAGTCGCACTGCCGAGCCCGCCTCCAGGGGCAGCTCCTCCTCTGGCCGACCAAACAGCAGGGTTTTGGCCACCCCAATGCTCGGTAGATCCAGGTGTACCCCCAGGTGGGCGGCAATGCCCAACCGCCTGGGATGGGCGATGCCCTGACCGTCTACCAGCAACACCTCGGGGGCATGGGATAGCTGGGCCAGGGCCGCCAGGTAAAGGGGCGCCTCGCGGAAGGACAGGTAGCCAGGAAGGTAGGGAAATAGCTCGGCCTCGTCCATCTGAACCGCGGCGACCTCGAGCGCTGCCCCCTGGGCCTGATCCCACAGCACCGCCACCGCCACCGAAGGGCCTTTTTGCCGGGAAAAGCGGGTGGGATGCGAGGCGTCGAGGGCCACAATGTAGCGGGCTGGGCTGGGGTTACCTTCCAGTACCACCGCTTCGGCCAGGGCTTTTTGCAGGGCCCTGGCCTCTGCCAGGTTTCCGGGCCGAACAAAGTCATGGGCCTTCATGTCACACATCGAAACAAAATTTCCAAACCCGCGCGCCAGATATGCTACAATCGGCCCTTGGTGTAGGTTCGCTGATGCTTAACCCTGGTCTTACCTTATGGGGGTACAAAGAGTTCAGTGGGAGATGCTACCGAAAAAAAGGCCGGGTATGCCCCGACCCCAAAAACTTGGCGCACCCGACAGGACTCGAACCTGTGACCTTTCGCTCCGGAGGCGAACGCTCTATCCACTGAGCTACGGGTGCATAAGCACAAAGAAGGGTAGCACCGCATAGAGGAGGCAGTCAAGTGTTTGGAATCAACAAAAAAGTAATTGCGGTCATTTTCGGGGTTCTGGCCCTGGCCTTTGTGGTGGGTTCGGTTTTGCTGTTCACGCCCCAGGGCCAGCGAAGCACCCAGGGCAAAGTCGAGCTAACTGTCAATGGGCGTCCGGTTTACGAACTCGAGCTGGCTCGAGCCCAGCAAAACGACCCCATTTTGAGCACCAACCCCCAGGGGCTTTTGAAAAAGCTGGCCGAAATCAACTTCGGCGACCGGCTGATCGTAATCACGGCGCTGGCGCAGGACACCGCCCGCATCAGGGTCTCGAGCGGGGAGCTGAAAAAAGAGATCGATAACATCAAAGAGCGCTTCGGTTTGCAAAAGAAAGAAGACTACGACCGCTTCTTGACCCAGGTTGGCTATACCGACTCGCAGCTTCGCAACGAGCTGCGCGACCAGATTCGCATCAACAAGCGCATAGAGGAAATCCAGAAAAAAGCCGAGCCCACCGAAGAGGAGATGCGGCTTTACTTCGAACTCAACCGTGAGCAGTACAAAAACGAAGAGCGGGTACAGGCCCGCCAAATTGTGGTTGACGACAAGGCCACTGCCGAAAAAATCTACGCCGAAGTTTCTGCGCCAGGCGCCGACTTCGCCGCCATTGCCAAAGCCAACTCCAAGCTCAACGCCGAGCAGGGTGGGGCCCTGGGGGCAGCGGCGGGCAAGAGCGAACCCGGCCCGGTTACCCGGGTGGTCTTCCCCAACGCC encodes the following:
- a CDS encoding long-chain fatty acid--CoA ligase, whose protein sequence is MQSTMMDFPLTLPHLLERGGKLFPKEEIVTRLPDKSLHRYTYGDFYKRSRKLASALQKAGLQKGDRVATLSWNTYAHLEAYFGVPLAGGVLHPLNLRLHPSDIAYIINHAQDRFLIVDDVLLKLFEAVREQVRLDGVIVVPLSGQPVPEGMLNYEDFLASGDDHFIYPELGELEAAAMCYTSGTTGKPKGVVYSHRSIALHSLASALPDALNLGGQDVLLPVVPMFHVLAWGLPYTGVMAGCKLVLPGPHLDPLSLLELFESEGVTKTAGVPTIWLGVLQALEKEPTRWQLKPMEMVVGGSAAPEAMIRAFDRFGHTVLHAWGMTEMSPLGTVSRLKRHLRGDPELEYRYRALQGLPTPWVEIRAMGEQGEVSWDGQSLGELQVRGPWVAQSYYNLEEESDKWTPDGWFRTGDVVAIDPEGYIRIADRTKDLIKSGGEWISSIDLENALMAHPAVKEAAVIAIPDPKWDERPLAAVVLKEGQQATPEELARFLAARFAKWWLPDAYVFLDEIPRTSTGKFLKSRLREQFRNYKTPSASQ
- a CDS encoding MBL fold metallo-hydrolase — encoded protein: MTKLSRRQALKLLGTTGAVAAAGTMPTMAQPTPAMPNGAGYYRFKLGDFTLTVLSDGQTPPGNAFPNWGATPGKQAEFEAALRENFLEPTQFINNFNPMVIDTGRAKILIDTGRGQAGQLLTNLANAGLRPADINIVFITHGHGDHIGGLLRDGQPVFANAQHIMGETEFQFWLSQATPPANLVALRERFTLVRPGAEIAPGVTAVDTPGHTVGHLAVQVSSGGRTLWHLGDAGGHYILSLRFPEHYLGFDANPQQAVATRARLWQAAAAERIMVVGYHFAWPGVGYVRRSGNAYEFVPAFFVF
- a CDS encoding endonuclease V, which gives rise to MKAHDFVRPGNLAEARALQKALAEAVVLEGNPSPARYIVALDASHPTRFSRQKGPSVAVAVLWDQAQGAALEVAAVQMDEAELFPYLPGYLSFREAPLYLAALAQLSHAPEVLLVDGQGIAHPRRLGIAAHLGVHLDLPSIGVAKTLLFGRPEEELPLEAGSAVRLMDGETQIGWVYRSRAGVRPLVVSPGHRVGLAESLAFVRSLVGKTRLPEPLRLAHLQAGAKRRLAAAERKGEVRGNVR